The Anopheles coluzzii chromosome 2, AcolN3, whole genome shotgun sequence genome window below encodes:
- the LOC120953040 gene encoding uncharacterized protein LOC120953040, translating to MMRCQRATVLVVVLQVVLTRLVHSTLAVEQNELPALYELEDWRECEIAPEQDWYCVVRVLLTREDAVECLTVNDVKRFRRTLLDRGICLSHAQRTVEVETMPVSVKFPSKCWNVSDRYILNRSYFPPAMHPDVRTELVASELINSRLIARYPHLRAYSEIEYCLQSDPKPVYEQALGVTLAVTLVLAAVLALNARRWILPKCSPAKSTQPIKQIVLFDLYKCFGAVGVVLAHCCLFGSFLMPMKNIELLEEVIAHPYAKFWRLFCPFLMLAFFVMSSMLLTVKLLHGDPSKRPTLGAIISHRLIRLMPVNLLMVAFGALVYDRFAGGGPLLSRQLIVEQGFCRSYWWMNVLFISNFNMQRPCLPDSWYVSADMQLYVVIALALQIMFR from the exons ATGATGAGATGCCAGCGAGCAACAGTTCTAGTGGTGGTGTTACAAGTAGTTCTTACCCGGTTAGTGCATTCTACGTTAGCGGTAGAACAGAATGAGCTGCCGGCACTGTATGAGCTAGAGGATTGGCGCGAGTGTGAGATAGCCCCGGAGCAAGACTGGTACTGTGTAGTGCGTGTGCTACTCACAAGGGAGGACGCAGTGGAGTGCCTGACAGTGAATGATGTAAAACGGTTCCGTAGGACACTTCTCGATAGGGGCATCTGTTTGTCACACGCCCAAAGGACTGTGGAAGTTGAAACAATGCCAGTGAGTGTGAAATTTCCCTCCAAATGCTGGAATGTGTCCGATCGCTACATACTCAACCGATCGTACTTCCCGCCGGCGATGCACCCGGATGTACGGACGGAGCTGGTAGCAAGCGAGCTGATTAATAGCCGGCTAATAGCTCGCTACCCCCATCTACGGGCGTACAGTGAGATAGAATACTGCCTGCAAAGTGATCCAAAACCAGTGTACGAGCAAGCGTTAGGCGTTACGCTAGCTGTAACGCTTGTACTTGCTGCCGTTCTAGCGCTAAACGCACGCCGTTGGATCTTACCAAAGTGTTCGCCTGCAAAGTCAACCCAACCGATCAAGCAGATCGTGCTGTTCGATCTGTACAAATGCTTCGGTGCGGTTGGTGTGGTTCTGGCACATTGCTGCCTGTTCGGGTCCTTTCTAATGCCAATGAAAAACATTGAGTTGCTGGAGGAG GTAATTGCACATCCGTATGCAAAATTCTGGCGCCTCTTCTGTCCCTTTCTCATGCTGGCGTTCTTCGTGATGAGCTCGATGCTGCTGACGGTCAAGCTATTGCACGGTGACCCATCGAAACGACCCACACTCGGTGCAATCATTAGCCACCGGCTGATAAGACTGATGCCCGTGAATCTGCTCATGGTCGCGTTCGGTGCGCTCGTGTACGATCGCTTCGCCGGCGGTGGGCCCCTCCTTTCGCGCCAGCTGATCGTGGAGCAGGGCTTTTGCCGATCGTACTGGTGGATGAACGTGCTGTTCATTTCGAACTTCAACATGCAACGGCCG TGCCTTCCCGACTCGTGGTACGTTAGTGCCGATATGCAGCTGTACGTTGTGATCGCACTTGCGCTTCAAATTATGTTTAGGTAG
- the LOC120952210 gene encoding nose resistant to fluoxetine protein 6-like, translating to MKFPFLRNSPSPMISLVWLSVLCVGWHLATVDAFDVLLGYNKSEYWKIPQLQLYDSIEQCLHNKPEGVFCVAKVVIKPESRSEIWRLIKKYSKYTFQYNHDVLTRGVCLDRCKSVVEQLGPEAERFYVPKFNVSKRYAISDWLLPNVTQYRRAYGYLINVCQNYDLRTRYNLSGYAEIEECTTNENLDRPMDTLDICYIVLLALLLLLAISSQCYDSWLARRSSDDENYYRKSHKSRVATLATAFSLRRNWARLTYKASRCQYQQDLDFLDLVRVLTMSFILLLHVFIGMAMFTAQNPLAMEQFSAHPLSQMLFSIAPFQVDMFFCVSGLLLTVQFLEHTENKRFRISILWQGLINRYLRSLPVYAVLMLFTVSRYDTYQTTPSAYKIMPKVRLICRRKWWINFLYINNYYQPEEQCLIHTWYLAADFQLFVIGLAVLTLLWRFPKATFWTAVTLGVVGVVLPMINTYLHAMDAMMPLTMKGNEYQLWYDEYFVKTYQATETHCCSYFCGMIAGLLYNKITRKELTLPLGTLKNVFTLAYISIIGFALQAPLYNMIQFSKPSLWMAILSGVHKLSIGSFYSMAFLLLTFHDRTSAVRRWFSGNALSRAMARLGFGFYLVQMSVLKVVFGNYPEDTRINVQLIVSTFCSTFILSYSIALVAFILIEKPFDVLFKLLLSSGKPRRSELESASVSKQSAISSISVISSAKENGNAKGNGLQEEVK from the exons atgaaatttCCGTTTCTTCGAAATTCACCCTCCCCAATGATCAGCTTGGTTTGGCTTTCGGTGCTCTGTGTCGGTTGGCATCTAGCAACCGTAGATGCGTTCGATGTGTTGCTAGGATATAACA aaAGTGAATATTGGAAAATTCCGCAACTACAACTGTACGACAGTATTGAGCAGTGTCTGCACAACAAGCCCGAGGGTGTGTTCTGTGTCGCGAAGGTGGTGATCAAACCGGAAAGTCGGTCGGAAATATGGCGGCTTATTAAA AAATACTCCAAGTATACGTTCCAGTACAATCACGATGTGCTTACGCGTGGCGTGTGTCTTGACCGGTGTAAGAGCGTGGTGGAGCAATTGGGTCCCGAGGCAGAGAGGTTCTATGTGCCAAAGTTTAACGTTTCAAAACGG TATGCCATTTCGGATTGGTTACTGCCAAATGTTACCCAATACCGCCGTGcctacggctaccttatcaaTGTGTGCCAAAACTATGACCTTCGCACACGCTACAACCTGTCCGGGTATGCGGAAATCGAAGAATGTACTACCAATGAGAATTTGGACCGACCAATGG aCACTCTAGATATTTGCTACATAGTACTGCTTGCTTTGCTGCTCCTGCTTGCGATCAGCTCCCAGTGCTACGACAGTTGGCTTGCGCGTAGATCCAGCGACGACGAAAACTACTACCGAAAATCGCACAAAAGTCGTG TGGCAACCCTGGCGACTGCCTTTTCGCTGCGCCGTAACTGGGCCCGGCTAACGTACAAAGCGTCCCGCTGCCAGTACCAGCAGGATTTGGACTTTCTCGATCTGGTGCGCGTGCTGACGATGAGCttcatactgctgctgcacgtgtTTATCGGGATGGCCATGTTTACCGCCCAAAATCCCCTAGCGATGGAGCAG tTTTCGGCCCATCCGTTGTCGCAGATGCTCTTCTCTATAGCCCCGTTCCAGGTGGACATGTTCTTCTGTGTTAGTGGCCTGCTGCTAACAGTGCAGTTTCTAGAACACACCGAAAACAAGCGCTTTCGAATTAGCATCCTATGGCAAGGGCTGATCAATCGTTATCTGAG ATCTCTTCCCGTGTATGCCGTACTGATGCTCTTTACCGTATCTCGCTACGATACCTACCAGACGACACCGTCGGCGTACAAAATTATGCCCAAAGTACGACTGATCTGTCGCCGCAAGTGGTGGATCAACTTCCTGTACATCAACAACTACTATCAGCCGGAAGAACAGTGTCTCATACACACCTGGTATCTGGCCGCGGACTTTCAGCTGTTTGTGATCGGTTTGGCGGTGTTGACGTTACTGTGGCGCTTTCCCAAAGCCACCTTCTGGACGGCGGTAACGCTGGGTGTGGTAGGAGTCGTACTGCCCATGATCAACACGTACTTGCACGCCATGGATGCAATGATGCCACTAACAATGAA AGGCAACGAGTATCAGCTCTGGTACGATGAATACTTTGTGAAGACTTATCAGGCAACGGAGACGCACTGCTGTAGCTACTTTTGCGGCATGATCGCAGGGTTGCTGTATAACAAGATCACACGCAAGGAGCTTACACTTCCACTCGGTACG CTAAAGAATGTATTCACATTGGCGTACATTTCCATCATTGGATTCGCCCTACAAGCGCCACTGTACAACATGATCCAGTTCAGCAAACCTTCGCTCTGGATGGCAATCCTGTCGGGCGTGCATAAGCTCTCGATCGGTTCGTTCTACTCGATGGCCTTCCTGTTGCTTACCTTTCACGATCGTACGTCAGCCGTGCGACGGTGGTTCAGTGGAAATGCGCTGAGCCGTGCGATGGCACGGCTCGGGTTCGGGTTTTACCTTGTGCAGATGTCCGTCCTGAAGGTTGTGTTTGGGAATTATCCAGAGGATACGCGCATCAATGTGCAACTTATT GTTTCAACGTTTTGCTCAACATTCATCCTGTCGTACAGTATCGCACTGGTTGCTTTCATTTTAATAGAAAAGCCGTTCGATGTTCTATTCAAACTGCTGCTAAGCTCTGGCAAACCACGGCGGTCCGAGCTTGAATCAGCGTCGGTTAGCAAGCAGTCAGCAATTAGTAGCATTTCGGTGATATCTTCGGCGAAAGAGAACGGAAACGCTAAAGGGAATGGCTTACAGGAGGAAGTGAAGTAG
- the LOC120952211 gene encoding uncharacterized protein LOC120952211 — protein MHIGASSLTMALPAVALTRVILVLNFLVANISGRIVNATDDYELMPALFHYENVTACFEKYPTSAYCVVKTVLKPEESSDVWRAIAQYSKNPSYHEHSLLDRGLCVDRCVRLLDGLSSSAKATLETEPITVKPYHLLSIPSETGLPKYRTQYGRILNICVNHRLKQRYNLSGHSELERCVTAATQHPSIDAYHVLFLSLIATLCGLVGYASYLEWRHTPPSPPPPSLDNNNETSATTKANRAGRSTTITNALWMEFALQRTWSQLVTSPRTQLQRDFAFVEIFRMLSVFIILAIHVSMAYVAAPTANMRPLEEFYGLPLSLIAVSVFPFQVHTFFTISGVMLAVHFLEFATSRATRVGWSFLWKGVVMRYVRIFPVLFVVWLYQVSWLDWFARGPGDYRYFALERDNCRTNGWLNFLFLNNYFKASSMCMQQSWHLAADFQFFLAGLPLLILINRHPRLLWPLVTTASIFSIAAPIVNLYHHKLPGVILANFKQLRFIFYVHPVLTNDYMLSHPHTCSYFSGLFAGLAYHRYRTTSIPWLSGDTTSSRLLKWLPPAMVLLQAAASPLFYALDYSEPMLWNAVYGAVHRCCWGAMCAVGILYGAKVWQGRHSWIHFHPALQLLSRLSFGVFMVQFNVLKNLTQNASGNGTGFSWKIFFEAVLYTWIVCYGVALVLALVVELPAAAIFKRLLGARKSSQTDKTEQQCAIKKE, from the exons ATGCACATCGGTGCTTCTTCCCTAACAATGGCCTTGCCAGCCGTAGCGCTAACTCGTGTGATTTTGGTGCTAAACTTCCTGGTTGCAAACATTTCTGGAAGAATTGTGAACGCCACAG ATGATTATGAGCTGATGCCGGCGCTGTTCCATTATGAAAATGTTACTGCATGTTTCGAAAAGTATCCCACGAGTGCTTACTGTGTAGTGAAAACGGTTCTTAAACCGGAGGAAAGCTCCGACGTGTGGCGTGCAATAGCA CAATACTCCAAGAACCCTTCCTACCACGAACACTCCCTGCTCGATCGGGGACTGTGCGTCGATCGGTGTGTGCGCCTGCTCGATGGTTTAAGTTCTTCCGCCAAGGCCACTCTTGAAACGGAACCAATCACAGTGAAACCTTAC CATCTTCTTTCGATCCCATCAGAAACAGGGCTTCCCAAATATCGGACCCAGTACGGAAGAATTCTCAACATCTGCGTCAACCATCGGCTCAAACAGCGCTACAATCTGTCCGGCCACTCCGAGCTGGAACGATGTGTAACTGCGGCTACACAGCACCCCTCGATCGATGCGTATCATGTGCTGTTCCTATCACTAATCGCAACACTTTGCGGTTTGGTTGGGTACGCAAGTTACCTCGAATGGCGGCACACGcctccatcaccaccaccaccgtcattGGACAACAATAACGAAACGAGCGCCACTACAAAAGCAAACCGCGCAGGAcgctccaccaccatcaccaacgcGCTGTGGATGGAGTTTGCACTCCAAAGAACCTGGTCACAGCTCGTAACGTCACCCAGGACGCAGCTGCAGCGTGATTTTGCGTTCGTTGAGATCTTCCGCATGCTGTCGGTGTTTATCATACTGGCTATCCACGTGTCCATGGCGTATGTGGCAGCGCCGACAGCGAACATGCGACCGTTGGAAGAGTTTTACGGTCTTCCGCTATCGTTGATCGCTGTCAGCGTGTTTCCATTTCAGGTGCATACGTTTTTCACGATCAGTGGTGTGATGCTGGCGGTACACTTTCTCGAGTTTGCCACCTCAAGGGCAACCCGTGTCGGTTGGTCGTTCCTGTGGAAGGGTGTGGTGATGCGCTATGTACGCATCTTTCCCGTCCTGTTTGTGGTGTGGCTTTATCAGGTGTCGTGGCTCGATTGGTTTGCTCGGGGTCCGGGTGACTATCGGTACTTTGCACTGGAGCGGGACAACTGTCGGACGAACGGGTGGTTGAACTTTCTATTCTTAAATAATTACTTCAAAGCCAGCTCTATG TGTATGCAACAATCATGGCATTTGGCAGCCGATTTTCAATTCTTTCTTGCCGGACTACCTTTGCTGATACTGATCAACCGTCATCCACGACTGCTGTGGCCGTTGGTAACCACTGCCAGTATCTTCTCGATAGCAGCTCCCATCGTGAatctgtaccaccacaaaCTGCCTGGAGTGATCCTTGCCAACTTCAA ACAGCTCCGGTTCATCTTCTACGTTCATCCTGTTCTTACGAACGATTACATGCTCTCGCATCCTCACACCTGCAGCTACTTCAGCGGACTGTTTGCCGGCCTTGCATACCATCGCTATCGTACAACGTCCATTCCCTGGCTTTCGGGTGATACAACTTCTTCCCGACTACTGAAATGGCTACCGCCAGCAATGGTCCTGCTACAAGCTGCCGCTTCTCCCCTGTTCTACGCCCTCGACTACAGCGAACCAATGCTATGGAATGCTGTGTACGGAGCGGTTCATCGTTGCTGCTGGGGTGCCATGTGTGCGGTGGGCATCCTGTACGGTGCGAAGGTGTGGCAGGGTCGTCACTCGTGGATCCACTTCCATCCAGCGCTGCAGCTGCTTAGTCGGCTTTCGTTCGGTGTGTTTATGGTGCAGTTTAATGTGCTGAAAAACCTGACACAAAATGCATCCGGCAATGGAACGGGCTTTAGTTGGAAGATTTTC TTTGAAGCGGTTCTGTACACGTGGATCGTATGTTACGGGGTGGCGCTTGTGCTTGCCTTGGTGGTTGAGCTACCAGCGGCAGCCATTTTCAAGCGATTATTAG GAGCACGCAAATCTTcacaaacagacaaaacaGAGCAGCAATGTGCTATAAAAAAGGAGTGA